One genomic segment of Clostridium saccharoperbutylacetonicum N1-4(HMT) includes these proteins:
- a CDS encoding glycoside hydrolase family 1 protein, with the protein MLNNKFQGLPKDFLWGGATAANQFEGGYREGGKGLSTADVMTGGTHTTPRRITPELEEATYYPSHEAIDFYHHYKEDIKLFGEMGFKTFRMSINWSRIFPNGDDMAPNEEGLKFYDDVFAELKKYNIEPLVTISHYETPFGLTKKYNGWASREVIDCYVRYCETIFNRYKDVVKYWLTFNEINCLTMPFGSFMGGGILLNDGGELAFDKETQDSKQIRFQALHHQFIASAKAVKLGHEINKDFKIGCMIAYMASYPYTCNPEDVFLNQEKDNLNNFLCSDVQVRGAYPGFAKRFFRDNNIEIKMEENDEETLKEGCVDFYTFSYYMSNCVSSDPELEKTSGNILGGVKNPYLKASDWGWQIDPKGLRWTLNNIYNRYQIPLMVVENGLGAVDEVEADGSINDDYRIDYLRAHIEEMKEAVNDGVELIGYTPWGCIDLVSASTGEMKKRYGFIYVNKDNDGNGDMSRARKKSFFWYKKVIESNGEEL; encoded by the coding sequence ATGTTAAATAATAAATTTCAAGGATTACCAAAGGATTTTTTATGGGGAGGAGCTACAGCTGCTAACCAATTTGAAGGTGGATATAGAGAAGGTGGAAAAGGGCTTAGTACTGCTGATGTTATGACAGGAGGTACTCATACAACTCCAAGAAGAATAACACCAGAATTAGAAGAAGCAACTTATTATCCAAGTCATGAAGCAATAGATTTTTATCATCATTATAAAGAAGATATAAAACTATTTGGTGAAATGGGTTTTAAGACTTTCAGAATGTCCATAAATTGGAGCAGAATTTTCCCAAATGGTGATGATATGGCTCCAAATGAAGAAGGACTAAAATTTTACGATGACGTATTTGCGGAGTTAAAGAAATACAATATTGAGCCTTTAGTTACAATTTCACACTATGAAACTCCATTTGGATTAACTAAAAAATATAATGGATGGGCTAGCAGAGAAGTTATTGATTGCTATGTTAGATACTGTGAAACTATATTCAATAGATATAAAGATGTGGTAAAATATTGGCTTACATTTAATGAAATAAACTGTTTGACTATGCCTTTTGGTTCATTTATGGGTGGAGGAATACTATTAAATGATGGTGGTGAACTTGCATTTGATAAAGAAACTCAAGACAGTAAACAAATAAGATTCCAAGCACTTCATCATCAATTTATAGCAAGTGCAAAAGCTGTTAAATTAGGTCACGAAATTAATAAAGACTTTAAAATAGGTTGTATGATTGCATATATGGCATCATATCCTTATACTTGTAATCCAGAAGACGTATTTTTGAATCAAGAAAAAGATAATTTAAATAATTTCTTATGTTCTGATGTACAAGTAAGAGGTGCATACCCAGGATTTGCAAAGAGATTTTTCAGAGATAATAACATTGAAATTAAGATGGAGGAAAATGATGAAGAAACATTAAAAGAAGGCTGTGTGGATTTCTATACATTTAGTTACTATATGTCAAACTGTGTAAGTTCAGATCCAGAATTAGAAAAGACTTCAGGAAACATATTAGGTGGTGTAAAGAATCCATATCTTAAAGCAAGTGACTGGGGATGGCAAATTGATCCTAAGGGCTTAAGATGGACATTAAATAATATCTACAACAGATATCAAATTCCATTAATGGTTGTGGAAAATGGTTTAGGTGCTGTGGATGAAGTTGAAGCAGATGGCTCAATTAATGATGATTATAGAATTGACTATTTAAGAGCACATATTGAAGAAATGAAGGAAGCTGTAAATGATGGAGTTGAATTAATTGGATATACTCCTTGGGGATGTATAGATTTAGTAAGTGCATCAACAGGGGAAATGAAAAAGAGATATGGCTTCATTTATGTAAATAAAGATAATGATGGAAATGGAGACATGAGCAGAGCTAGAAAGAAGAGCTTCTTCTGGTATAAGAAAGTTATTGAAAGTAATGGAGAAGAACTTTAG
- a CDS encoding Cof-type HAD-IIB family hydrolase yields MIKFIVSDMDGTLLGRNNDIPEENLKAIRKAEEMGVQFVIASGRMYEDIKPFLDRYNLKCECIVLNGAEYRDKDGNVLEGIYMDKGKLKDILEIIKRNGLNVEIYTDRGLYTINTKEDSLKGSVLRVQYFNPEVTNHEEILKRAKEEHHFPILKYIDNIDEFLSKDIKIGKIESYGECEDKILKLKEELKNIDGLAIASSIAINLEINHIEAQKGTILSKISDKKRVKKEEVVVIGDGFNDYSMFTEFPISFAMENAIPEIKEIAKYITDANYNSGVAKAVYKILHL; encoded by the coding sequence ATGATAAAATTCATTGTATCAGATATGGATGGAACCTTACTTGGAAGAAATAATGATATACCTGAAGAAAATTTAAAGGCTATAAGAAAAGCAGAAGAAATGGGAGTACAGTTCGTAATTGCAAGTGGAAGAATGTATGAAGATATTAAGCCATTTCTTGATAGGTATAATTTAAAGTGTGAATGCATAGTGCTAAATGGAGCAGAATATAGAGATAAAGATGGAAATGTATTAGAAGGAATTTATATGGACAAAGGTAAGCTTAAGGACATTTTAGAGATAATAAAAAGAAATGGACTTAATGTTGAGATATACACGGATAGAGGATTATATACTATTAATACTAAAGAAGACTCTTTAAAAGGAAGTGTACTTAGGGTCCAATATTTTAATCCAGAAGTTACAAATCATGAAGAAATCCTTAAGAGAGCAAAAGAAGAGCATCATTTTCCGATTTTAAAGTATATTGATAATATAGATGAATTTTTAAGTAAAGATATTAAAATAGGAAAAATTGAGTCCTATGGTGAATGTGAAGATAAGATTTTAAAATTAAAAGAAGAGCTTAAAAATATAGATGGTCTTGCAATTGCATCAAGTATTGCAATTAATTTAGAAATAAATCATATAGAAGCTCAAAAAGGAACTATATTGTCTAAGATTTCAGATAAAAAGAGAGTAAAAAAAGAGGAAGTTGTTGTAATTGGAGATGGGTTTAACGACTATTCAATGTTTACTGAATTTCCTATATCCTTTGCTATGGAAAATGCAATTCCTGAGATAAAAGAAATAGCAAAATATATAACAGATGCAAATTATAATTCTGGAGTAGCTAAAGCTGTTTATAAAATTTTACACCTATAA
- a CDS encoding 6-phospho-beta-glucosidase, which yields MKKKKIKIVTIGGGSSYTPELIEGFIKRKDELPIKEIWLVDIEEGKEKLEIVGAMAQRMVKAAGLDWKVNLTLDRRKALKGADFVSTQFRVGLLDARIKDERIPLSHGIIGQETNGAGGMFKAFRTIPVILDIIDDMRELCPNAWLVNFTNPSGMVTEAAIKYGGWDRTVGLCNVPINCMFIASETLDVPLEELTFKFAGLNHFHWHRVWDKEGNERTEELIGKLYDPAQKKKPKKDSGVANIKDIKFNYEQVQDLGILPCPYHRYYYITDDMLKDELEEFKKGETRAEVVKRTEAELFELYKDPKLDYKPEQLTKRGGTHYSDAACELIASIFNDKKTTMVVSTKNNGAISDLPYDSIVEVSSIITANGPQPLNWGKFDPAPRGMVQIMKGMEETTISAAVTGNYNKALHAFTINPLVPSGQIAKDLLDEMLLAHKKHLPQFAEKIETLEKNK from the coding sequence ATGAAAAAGAAAAAAATCAAAATAGTTACTATTGGTGGTGGCTCAAGTTACACTCCTGAATTAATTGAAGGTTTTATAAAAAGAAAAGATGAACTACCAATTAAAGAAATTTGGCTTGTTGATATTGAAGAAGGAAAAGAAAAATTAGAGATAGTTGGTGCTATGGCTCAAAGAATGGTTAAAGCAGCAGGCCTTGATTGGAAGGTTAATTTAACTTTAGATAGAAGAAAAGCTCTTAAGGGAGCAGATTTTGTATCTACTCAATTTAGAGTAGGTCTTTTAGATGCGAGAATTAAAGATGAAAGAATTCCTTTAAGTCATGGAATAATTGGACAAGAAACTAATGGTGCTGGTGGAATGTTTAAAGCATTTAGAACAATTCCAGTAATATTAGACATAATAGATGACATGAGAGAATTATGTCCAAATGCATGGTTAGTTAACTTCACAAATCCATCAGGTATGGTAACAGAGGCTGCTATAAAATATGGTGGATGGGATAGAACTGTTGGTTTATGTAATGTTCCAATAAATTGTATGTTTATTGCTAGTGAAACCTTAGATGTTCCGCTAGAAGAATTAACTTTTAAATTTGCAGGATTAAATCACTTCCATTGGCATAGAGTATGGGATAAGGAAGGAAATGAAAGAACAGAAGAATTAATAGGAAAATTATATGATCCAGCACAAAAGAAGAAACCTAAAAAGGATTCAGGCGTTGCTAATATAAAAGACATTAAATTTAATTATGAGCAAGTTCAAGATTTAGGAATATTACCATGCCCATATCACAGATATTATTATATTACAGATGACATGTTAAAAGACGAACTTGAAGAATTCAAAAAAGGTGAAACTAGAGCAGAAGTCGTAAAGAGAACTGAAGCAGAATTATTTGAATTATACAAAGACCCTAAATTAGATTATAAACCTGAACAATTAACTAAGAGAGGTGGAACTCATTATAGTGATGCTGCTTGTGAATTAATTGCTTCAATATTCAACGATAAGAAGACGACTATGGTAGTTAGTACAAAAAATAATGGTGCAATAAGTGATTTGCCATATGATTCTATTGTAGAAGTATCAAGTATAATAACAGCAAATGGACCTCAACCTTTAAATTGGGGAAAATTTGATCCAGCACCAAGAGGAATGGTTCAAATAATGAAAGGAATGGAAGAAACAACAATTTCAGCAGCAGTTACAGGAAATTATAATAAGGCTCTTCACGCATTTACAATAAATCCATTAGTTCCAAGTGGACAAATTGCCAAAGATTTATTAGATGAAATGTTACTTGCACATAAAAAACACTTGCCACAATTTGCTGAAAAAATAGAAACCCTAGAGAAAAATAAATAA
- a CDS encoding prolyl oligopeptidase family serine peptidase has product MNKFIKPLVSMLTVCAILSFSTAAKALDSAGTALNNQIEKIEASAPTSDFGNQVKSIQITVKDASNYNFKASDFHIEFPTVVNGATQISKQAVKDIKIEGNKITLSFDAFAYNQKFNIVCDANSKLNFNKDNIKFDLGDADKFLKRTYQGSYTTQTLNYRLFVPKTTEKAPLVLVLHGGGEIGSDNEAQLVANDMVTGFASDAQQAIHKAYVVAPQLPAELKVNVATTGKLGWNEEKVKPALIEIIKGLEKEYPNIDQSRIYVAGCSMGAMGTWGLITTYPGFFTAAMPVCGQGDIALMDKVKNLPIWAFHATNDPIVPMYGQKDQYKYNNNIIGTKTLVYRLKELGSNIKFTEYSTEDMLKAGVPVDKNVAYNHFAWVPAFNNQEAINWLFSQKK; this is encoded by the coding sequence ATGAATAAATTTATAAAACCACTTGTAAGTATGTTGACAGTGTGTGCAATTTTATCATTTTCAACTGCAGCTAAAGCTTTAGATTCAGCTGGAACTGCTCTTAATAATCAAATTGAAAAAATAGAAGCATCAGCTCCAACAAGTGATTTTGGAAATCAAGTTAAATCAATTCAAATAACAGTTAAAGATGCATCAAATTATAATTTCAAAGCTTCTGATTTCCATATAGAATTTCCAACTGTAGTTAATGGAGCTACTCAAATATCTAAACAGGCAGTTAAAGATATAAAAATAGAAGGAAATAAGATTACTTTAAGTTTTGATGCATTTGCATACAATCAAAAATTTAATATAGTATGTGATGCTAATTCTAAGCTTAATTTTAACAAGGATAATATTAAATTTGATTTAGGAGATGCAGATAAGTTTTTAAAAAGAACATATCAAGGAAGTTATACAACTCAAACTTTGAATTATCGACTATTTGTGCCTAAAACCACTGAAAAAGCTCCATTAGTTTTAGTCCTTCATGGTGGTGGAGAAATTGGAAGCGATAATGAAGCACAATTAGTAGCGAATGATATGGTGACAGGCTTTGCTTCTGATGCACAACAAGCTATTCACAAGGCTTATGTTGTAGCACCTCAATTGCCTGCTGAATTAAAGGTTAATGTGGCAACTACAGGAAAATTAGGTTGGAATGAAGAAAAAGTGAAACCAGCTTTAATTGAAATTATAAAAGGTTTGGAGAAAGAATATCCTAATATAGATCAATCTCGTATTTATGTTGCAGGATGTTCAATGGGAGCAATGGGAACCTGGGGATTAATTACTACTTATCCTGGCTTTTTTACAGCAGCTATGCCTGTATGTGGACAAGGAGATATAGCGTTAATGGATAAAGTTAAGAATTTACCAATTTGGGCATTTCATGCAACAAATGATCCTATAGTTCCAATGTATGGACAAAAAGATCAATATAAATATAACAATAATATTATAGGAACAAAAACATTAGTATATAGACTAAAAGAGTTAGGCAGCAATATTAAATTTACAGAATACTCAACTGAAGATATGCTTAAAGCTGGAGTGCCAGTAGATAAAAATGTTGCATATAATCATTTTGCTTGGGTACCAGCATTTAATAATCAAGAGGCTATTAATTGGTTGTTTAGTCAAAAGAAATAA
- a CDS encoding PTS sugar transporter subunit IIC yields MSSFGSTLNEKVIPVIMKFVGLKGIVALKDGILYTLPIIMVGSIFLLLAQIPYKPFNDWMASMMGAGWTEPLLQAYGSSFAIIALIAVVGIAYTYAKNDGHEPLSSGIIALVVFLLTMNASVTTPEGVTVGNVINKDFIGGKGMVTAIIIGLLVGAIYSWFMAKKITIKMPAGVPQGVANSFAALIPAAVIITGATVLYAVLKYGMNTTFIELIYKVIQTPLQGISDSLGGVLVMSFLIPFLWWFGVHGSTIVGGIMTGILTSNTLENQAIIQSGKELTIANGGHIVTQQFLDNFVSMTGAGVTIGLVLCMIIFGKSAQSKELGKLAIVPGCFNINEPVTFGTPIVMNPFMAIPFIISPMVTSLLTYLAISTGMVPLFTGVMVPWTTPPVISGFILGGWRTALLQIVIMAISFFIYLPFFKKQDAINVKNEQAAQ; encoded by the coding sequence ATGTCATCATTTGGAAGCACTTTAAATGAAAAAGTAATACCAGTAATTATGAAATTCGTTGGCTTAAAAGGTATTGTAGCATTAAAAGACGGTATCTTGTATACGTTGCCAATAATCATGGTAGGATCAATATTCCTATTATTAGCACAAATTCCATATAAGCCTTTTAATGATTGGATGGCTAGTATGATGGGAGCGGGATGGACAGAACCTTTATTACAAGCTTATGGTTCTAGTTTCGCTATAATAGCACTTATTGCAGTTGTTGGTATAGCATATACATATGCTAAAAACGATGGACATGAACCTTTATCATCAGGAATCATAGCACTTGTAGTATTTTTGTTAACAATGAATGCTTCTGTTACAACTCCTGAAGGGGTAACAGTAGGAAATGTTATCAATAAAGATTTTATTGGTGGAAAAGGTATGGTTACAGCTATCATCATTGGTTTACTTGTTGGAGCAATTTATTCATGGTTTATGGCTAAGAAAATTACAATTAAGATGCCAGCAGGCGTTCCACAAGGGGTTGCAAATTCATTTGCAGCATTAATACCAGCAGCTGTTATAATCACAGGTGCAACAGTTTTATATGCAGTACTTAAATATGGAATGAATACAACATTTATTGAATTAATCTATAAAGTGATTCAAACACCATTACAAGGTATTTCAGATTCTTTAGGTGGAGTTTTAGTAATGTCATTCTTAATCCCATTCTTATGGTGGTTTGGAGTTCATGGTTCAACAATCGTGGGTGGTATCATGACAGGAATATTAACTTCGAATACATTAGAAAATCAAGCTATAATTCAAAGTGGAAAAGAACTTACAATAGCAAATGGTGGTCATATAGTAACACAACAATTCTTAGATAACTTTGTTAGTATGACAGGCGCAGGTGTGACAATAGGACTTGTATTATGTATGATTATCTTTGGTAAATCAGCACAAAGTAAAGAATTAGGTAAATTAGCTATAGTACCAGGATGTTTCAATATTAATGAACCAGTTACATTTGGTACACCAATAGTAATGAATCCATTTATGGCAATACCATTTATTATTAGTCCAATGGTAACAAGTTTACTTACTTATTTAGCAATTTCCACAGGAATGGTTCCACTATTCACAGGAGTAATGGTTCCATGGACAACTCCACCAGTAATCTCAGGATTCATATTAGGTGGATGGAGAACAGCATTATTACAAATTGTAATTATGGCAATATCATTCTTTATTTACTTACCATTCTTCAAGAAGCAAGATGCTATCAATGTTAAGAATGAGCAAGCAGCACAATAA
- a CDS encoding PTS sugar transporter subunit IIB has protein sequence MITIRLFCAAGMSTSLLVNKMKDAAKAKGIEVDIEAFPEGQMDKHLDNVQVALLGPQVGYTLAKAKKICEPLGIPVDVIPMVDYGMMNGQKVLDFALKLAGK, from the coding sequence ATGATAACAATTAGATTATTTTGCGCAGCAGGAATGTCAACAAGCCTTTTGGTTAATAAGATGAAAGATGCAGCTAAGGCTAAAGGAATAGAAGTGGATATAGAGGCTTTCCCAGAAGGACAAATGGATAAGCATTTAGATAATGTACAGGTTGCTCTATTAGGACCACAAGTTGGGTACACATTAGCAAAGGCTAAAAAGATCTGTGAACCATTAGGAATTCCAGTAGACGTTATACCAATGGTTGATTATGGAATGATGAATGGACAAAAAGTATTGGATTTTGCATTAAAATTAGCTGGAAAATAA
- a CDS encoding PTS lactose/cellobiose transporter subunit IIA: MEEMEMAIMNIIINAGDCKNHAYMALNNVNEGNYEEADKEMELANDALAKAHDGQTMFLHKEANGEKIDMSVLFVHAQDHLMTAITEKNLIEQIIELRKIVNTLIK; encoded by the coding sequence ATGGAAGAAATGGAAATGGCAATTATGAATATAATAATTAATGCTGGAGATTGCAAAAATCACGCTTATATGGCTCTTAACAATGTAAATGAAGGGAATTATGAGGAAGCTGATAAAGAAATGGAATTAGCCAATGATGCATTAGCTAAAGCTCATGATGGTCAAACGATGTTTCTTCATAAAGAAGCAAATGGTGAAAAGATAGATATGTCAGTGTTGTTTGTACATGCACAAGATCATCTTATGACGGCAATAACAGAAAAAAATTTGATAGAACAAATAATAGAACTAAGAAAAATTGTAAATACTTTAATTAAGTAA
- a CDS encoding sigma 54-interacting transcriptional regulator, translating to MKRIDLILMKLKEKKDLDSSGISASEIAEELNISRANASNDLNKLVSEGKAIKSKGKPTLFMAVDEENVPPDISVINKFSEVNPSLYSAVEQAKAAILYPPNGMNILLLGETGVGKSTFAGLIYKYAIEMKVKSEESPFITFNCADYANNPQLLLGQLFGVKKGAYTGADFDKVGLIEKADGGILFLDEVHRLPAEGQEMFFTFMDRGVYRRLGETDSERSANVLIITATTEDPNAALLKTFTRRIPMVITIPALRNRGMEERFNLIKQFLLEESGRLGRSITVSINSIKAFLSYNCENNIGQLKSDIQLACAKAYADFLSNKKDAIKINSLDLPSYIREGLYKEVEHRQLWNKLIDINKRYFIFDKDEDREIFEENATDDNIYEMLDLRTNELKARGIKGVKLEEEIERDIEDYFKKYISKVDMSNIKNIIEKDVMNVIEEVIHFCEEELEINLDKKINYGLAVHISNSIDRIRRNKKIVNPKLSSIREEHRKEFNVAVDALKIIDRAIDVNMPIDEAGFIAMFLSYNYGSLKYKQNDVLVIVIAHGVSTATSMADAVNSLLGTKNVVGINAPIEEKPENILGKTIDYIKKNEIKSDILFLVDMGSLTTFGQEIENTFNIKTRTIPLVSTLHALEATRKSMMGYSLDEIYRETLEVNSLYEENALEHKQEKEEKRLAIVTVCTTGEGGAKTLKKLLERNLTFDKKLLDIVPINLVGKESIYERIEKLSIKYEIICFVSPFELEVQSPQFMLDQIIDGQSTSGMQKIIDVEETYLKMEDTLENTLENSDGRTVLKHIKKFIKNIEEELKTNISTNILIGITLHIAAMIDMSIEKKTIIEFEGKDKYIKDNLNLYKIVKNAFMPINTKYSINASEEEICCLMNFFNPRI from the coding sequence ATGAAGAGAATTGATTTGATTCTAATGAAACTTAAAGAAAAAAAGGACTTGGATTCAAGTGGAATTTCAGCATCGGAGATTGCAGAAGAATTAAACATTAGCAGAGCAAATGCAAGTAATGATTTAAATAAATTGGTGAGTGAAGGAAAAGCAATTAAATCAAAAGGAAAGCCAACGTTATTTATGGCTGTGGATGAAGAAAACGTTCCCCCTGATATATCAGTTATAAATAAATTTTCGGAAGTTAATCCTAGTTTATATTCAGCGGTAGAGCAGGCTAAAGCAGCTATACTATATCCACCGAATGGGATGAATATTTTGCTGCTAGGGGAAACTGGTGTTGGTAAGTCAACTTTCGCAGGGTTAATTTATAAATATGCAATTGAAATGAAAGTGAAGTCCGAAGAAAGTCCATTTATTACATTTAATTGTGCAGATTATGCAAACAATCCCCAATTATTGTTAGGACAATTGTTTGGGGTAAAAAAAGGAGCTTATACAGGTGCGGATTTTGATAAGGTAGGTCTTATTGAAAAGGCAGATGGAGGAATTTTATTTTTAGATGAAGTGCATAGGTTACCCGCTGAAGGACAAGAAATGTTTTTTACATTTATGGATAGGGGAGTTTATAGAAGACTAGGAGAAACAGATAGTGAAAGAAGTGCAAATGTTCTTATAATAACAGCAACAACTGAAGATCCAAATGCTGCTTTGCTTAAAACTTTCACTAGAAGAATACCTATGGTTATAACTATACCTGCTTTACGAAATAGAGGTATGGAAGAAAGATTTAATCTTATAAAACAATTTTTGCTTGAGGAATCTGGAAGACTTGGGAGAAGTATTACAGTGTCCATTAATTCCATAAAGGCATTCTTATCTTATAATTGTGAGAATAATATAGGACAACTAAAATCAGATATTCAGCTTGCTTGTGCTAAAGCATATGCTGATTTTCTTTCGAATAAGAAAGATGCTATAAAAATAAATAGTTTAGATTTGCCTTCGTATATTAGAGAAGGATTGTATAAGGAAGTAGAACATAGACAGTTGTGGAATAAATTAATTGATATAAATAAAAGATATTTTATTTTTGATAAAGATGAAGATAGAGAAATATTTGAAGAAAATGCAACTGATGATAATATTTATGAAATGTTAGACTTAAGAACAAATGAACTTAAGGCAAGAGGAATTAAAGGGGTAAAACTCGAAGAGGAAATTGAAAGAGATATAGAAGATTATTTTAAAAAGTATATTAGCAAGGTTGATATGTCTAATATTAAAAACATTATAGAAAAAGATGTTATGAATGTTATAGAAGAAGTTATTCATTTTTGTGAAGAGGAATTAGAAATCAATCTAGATAAAAAAATAAACTATGGATTAGCAGTCCATATCAGTAATTCAATTGATAGAATAAGAAGAAATAAAAAAATAGTAAATCCTAAATTAAGCAGTATAAGAGAAGAACATAGAAAAGAATTCAATGTTGCTGTCGATGCTCTAAAGATAATAGATCGGGCTATAGATGTAAATATGCCAATTGATGAAGCCGGTTTTATTGCTATGTTTTTAAGTTACAATTATGGAAGCTTAAAATATAAGCAAAATGATGTTTTAGTAATTGTAATTGCACATGGAGTAAGCACAGCAACTTCAATGGCAGATGCAGTGAATAGTCTTCTTGGTACAAAGAATGTTGTTGGAATTAATGCGCCTATAGAAGAAAAACCAGAAAACATACTAGGAAAGACTATAGATTATATTAAAAAAAATGAAATTAAATCTGATATATTATTTTTGGTGGATATGGGGTCTTTAACAACCTTTGGACAAGAAATAGAAAATACATTTAATATAAAAACAAGAACAATACCACTTGTTAGTACTCTGCATGCATTAGAGGCAACTAGAAAGTCTATGATGGGGTATTCGTTAGATGAAATTTATAGAGAAACCCTTGAAGTTAACAGTTTATATGAAGAAAATGCCTTGGAGCATAAACAAGAAAAAGAAGAAAAGAGATTGGCGATAGTTACTGTATGTACGACTGGTGAAGGTGGTGCTAAAACACTTAAGAAATTATTAGAACGCAATCTGACTTTTGATAAAAAATTGCTCGACATTGTTCCAATAAATCTTGTTGGAAAAGAAAGCATCTATGAAAGAATTGAAAAACTAAGCATAAAATATGAAATTATTTGTTTTGTAAGTCCTTTTGAATTAGAGGTACAGAGTCCTCAATTTATGTTAGATCAAATAATAGATGGGCAAAGCACTAGTGGTATGCAGAAAATTATTGATGTTGAGGAAACATATTTAAAAATGGAGGATACTCTAGAAAATACTCTAGAAAACAGTGATGGAAGAACTGTATTAAAACATATAAAGAAATTTATTAAGAATATTGAAGAAGAATTGAAGACTAATATAAGTACTAATATTCTTATTGGGATAACCTTGCATATAGCTGCTATGATAGATATGTCTATTGAGAAAAAGACTATAATTGAATTCGAAGGAAAAGATAAATATATTAAAGATAATTTGAATTTATATAAAATAGTTAAAAATGCATTTATGCCAATTAATACTAAGTATTCAATAAATGCTTCAGAAGAAGAAATATGTTGTTTGATGAATTTTTTTAATCCAAGAATTTAA